The Mus pahari chromosome 2, PAHARI_EIJ_v1.1, whole genome shotgun sequence genomic interval CTTCTCCCCGGCTCCCTACCAAAGCCATAGGCGGCCCCCTTCCCACTCCTGCATCTCCCAGGCTAGGCAATGCCTCAGAGACACACAGCTCTGCCAGGCCTGTCCCTCCTCGCCCCAGTGTGCCTGCCCCACCgcctcccactccacccccccccccgcctccgcctccgcccctccccccagcctcccCCATCAAAGCCCAGTTGGTGTCCCCGCCTGTCCCTCCAACCAAGGTGAATCCATCTGTGGTGCCACCTCCTATACCCTGCGCACCTCCTCTTCCGCCCCCTCCCCCGACTCCGCCCCCGCTGCCCCCAGCCTCTGCGCTGAGCGACAAGGCAGTGAGGCCCCAACTAGCCCCACTGCACCTACCACCCATCCCACCCCcgctccctctcctcccaccctgtggGTACCCGGGGCTCCACTCAGAGCCCAACAGCCCTGCACAGGAGGTGCGAGAACCTCCAGCTCctccaccgccgccaccaccaccacctccacctccgcCACCACCTCTCCCCACTTATGCCTCTTGCTCCTCGAGGGCCGCTGTGGCCCCGCCCCCTTTGCCAGGCTCAAACCACAGCGGCAGCGAGACTCCTCCCCCATTGCCCCCCAAATCCCCCAGCTTCCAGACGCAGAAGGCCTTGCCCACGCCTCCAGGTGCTCCCGGCCCTCAGGCTATCCTGCAGAAGAAGCGGCGAGGCCCAGGTAAAGCAGCGTTTGAGGCTCCTCTGAGCCACGTGCACGCAGTGGCAAGGTTCAAACCTAGTCTCGGTCAGAACACTAAAGCCTGGCCCGTTTGTGGGGCCTTACTATTTGTTTCGAGATGGAAGCCACTGTTGAGGGAGGCTGGGAGCCCTATCCTAGATCCCACCGACGGTGCCAGACATTCTGACCTTGATCCTCTAGCCATTGCTTAGCTGGGTATTATGGGGCAACCACTTCGCCTCTCTGTGCTTTCTTGTCTGTCAAATAGGGTGGCAGGCAGACGAGTGTCTCTCACAGTGTGGAGGATGCTTGACACTGGTCTGGATCTAGCAATGGGGAGGGCTGGCTCTGGACCTCCTCTCTGGGTCAGGTGCAGCCAGTTTCCAGGACTAGGTGTCTGATTTAGTTACCTGAGTGACACCTGTCTGGCTTCCAGCTGCAGCCTGTCCCACTGGAACATAGTCTGCATTCTTCAGATTCCCCAGCcaactgaagaaaacaagatTGTGTATTGAGCCAAATTAAGAATACTTCCTTCCCAGAGAGGATTGTGAATGAAGCACACACTGTAGAGACGAGAGCATGCAAGGGCTACATGCAGCAGAGACCAGTGCAGCCATACtgctgtgcatgtatgcatacatgcagaaaCAGTCAGCACATGCCCAGGCTGATGAACACACATCTCTTCACacaagtacatatatacatgtcacacacatacCAGtccatctctcacacacatactacttaaaccacatacacatatatgcacacatatacaggtCCAtccatcatatacatacacaatacacaccacatacatatacatgtacacactccaCATagcaaatatgcacatatatgtgcaccacatacaaacataccacAACACATGAACtgttaaatacatatacatatatcacatgtatatgtgcacacatgtctgcacacaaacaaatatacagGCAAGTGTGCAATTTCTTAGGATCTGTAGGTACCTGAATTCAAATGCTAGGTTCCTCATCCATCCCTGTGTAAGGGAGGCTGCTTAAGCGGCTATTTTCAAAATAACGCCACCTTTCACATGGCATTGCTAATGAGGGCCACCTTTCACATGACATTGCTAGTGAGGGCCTGCATGTAGCTGTAGTGCATGTGCATGACTTCTTTCCTAGTCCCTTGTGGAGTCCCATCCAGTGGAGAATCAGAGCCTTATTCCCCCACCTCCTGCAGCAGGCTTATCAGGGCCAGCATGGTACCTagggaagggaaagcagaaagggagaggaaggaggctgggaGGGACAAAGGAGGCAGGGACTAGGTAGGAGGCTGGTGGAGGAGGGGATGACATGGGGATTGAGACAGGAGACTAGGAGCAGGAAGGAGGCTGGGATTGAGGAAAGACCCTGGGgttgaggaaggaggcagagattgAGGAAGGAGGCTGGGGTTGAGGAAGGAGCCCTGAGGGTAGGACAGAGGCTGGACAGTACAGACGTACATACATCTTACCTGGCACTCCGCTCTGCGTTCCAGTTTCCAAGCCCCTAACAGCAGGTATGTCTCTGGCCTTTCTCTTGGTGTCTTTGGATGTCTGCAAAATGAGGGTACTCTTGCTTCAGCCTAGCATGTGGGTGAAAGAAGAGGCTGTGATCCATTGACAGGAACTGCCGAGGCAGTGTTATCCGGAGGAGCAGTGAGCCATGGCAGGGTCACCAAGGGaaagggcagcagcagcagcaatcacCCGTACTGAGGCGCCAGGGTGTGAGTTAGAGACGCCCGCCGCCGCAGGCAGCAAGCAAAACACTGTAGAGGAGAAAGGAGGCCTCTCACCTCCGCCAACCAAGACCAAGCAGGGAAGGCGTGAGGGAGGAGGTTGGTGTGAGTTGGACCCTGGCAGGCAAGAAGGTTTTATACCCAGGCTGGATGGAGAAGCGAGGTTTGTAGCATGGGGAGAACTAGTGTGAGCAGGGTGCAGGCCAGGGACACCCTCTGAAAGCCCTCCTCCTGACCTCACTGGGCTCTTGCCCATAGGTCTTCCGGTTCCTATCGCTCTGCAGTGGGTCCCTTTTTAGGGCTGTGCCATCTGACCGTGAGGCTTAGTGCATCACTGATAGTATAGTGGCAGCTAAGGTtggcacattttctgtatcgtGCACTTTAACTTATTCAGTCTTCTCAACCACTCCAGAAAATGCTTGCTGCTATTATTCCCATTGTATAGATGAACAAACTGAGGTACAAAGAGGTATGCAACTTGTGCCAGTTAAGGAAGCTGTAACTCAGAAACAAGTTGGCTCCAGTTGTTGTCCTCTTACTTATCCCACATCGACACAGGGGCTAACCCCCTAACCTCTCACGCGAAGTTAAAATCCGCTGTTCCACTTCTGTACCTCAGTAGCTGCCCTCTTCTCTGTTAAGGAACCAGTGGAGGAAAGCTAAacccacctccagccccacctgCAAGATCGCCCACCACAGAGCTTTCCAGCAAAAGCCAGCAGCCCGGAGGCCAGCTGCGGAATGGAGACCAGCACACGATTGGTAAGGACTCCACTTGCAGTGCAGGCTTCCTGCCCCCCAAAGTCAGGACAAGAGTTCCCTGCCCACCCGAGTGGGACAGTGTTGGGCAGCCTCCCCTGCGGTCGCTGTGGTATCTGTCTCTCGgtgagcagggaggagagaaatgCAGAACAGCCTTCAGGATGTGTGGAATGGGGCTTTTCCCTCCGGGTCATCTGGATGGGTCTAGGACCCACTCTAGCCGTGTGACtcggacagaggaagggaagacatCCAGCACTAAAACCGTGCATGCACATTTA includes:
- the Wipf3 gene encoding WAS/WASL-interacting protein family member 3 — translated: MGQGKKPTVPHLDSSVASLHEITFYRVVKRPVTCILQHILSPSEKRAILHCTPYKGHYISHKASSQSLNLLQLKGTVAYNRSIQNLGVATGAKMEARVSTDTPSLRKPDLKGRSALLADIQQGTRLRKVTQINDRSAPQIEGSKGTSKEGGAAGSNARGGNTPPALGDLFAGGFPVLRPAGQRDVSGGKSGQGPGSRAPSPRLPTKAIGGPLPTPASPRLGNASETHSSARPVPPRPSVPAPPPPTPPPPPPPPPPLPPASPIKAQLVSPPVPPTKVNPSVVPPPIPCAPPLPPPPPTPPPLPPASALSDKAVRPQLAPLHLPPIPPPLPLLPPCGYPGLHSEPNSPAQEVREPPAPPPPPPPPPPPPPPPLPTYASCSSRAAVAPPPLPGSNHSGSETPPPLPPKSPSFQTQKALPTPPGAPGPQAILQKKRRGPGTSGGKLNPPPAPPARSPTTELSSKSQQPGGQLRNGDQHTIDDFESKFTFHSMEDFPPPDEYKPCQKIYPSKVPRSRTPGSWLQAEAAGQSSDDIKSRNSQLSLKALR